From the genome of Methanothrix soehngenii GP6:
GAAGCTATTCAGGGCCTCAGGATAGCGAGCCAGGGTGAGGAACAGATCTCCCTGGTTGAACAGGATCTCTGTGTTGTTGGCCTCCAGGCTCAGCGCCTTCTTATAGCTTCTCAGGGCGTGATCGTAGTCCTCGAGCATCAACTGGGACTGAGCAAGGCGGTTATAGAGGGTCATGTTCCCGGGATCGAGGCGCAGGGCGCTGTCGAAGCATAGCTGGGCCATTCTGTACCTTCCTGTCTCCATCATTATCTCTCCTTTCAGGCTCCAGGCCTCATCGAGGGACTGATCTATCCTCAGAACCTGGTCGAGGGAGCGAATTGCTTCTTGAAGATACCCCAGCCCGAAGAGGATCCGTCCTTTGAGCAGCCATGCTTCGGCCAACTCGTCATCGATCTCCAGCGATAGGTTGATTCTCTCCAAGGCCAGGGGATATGAGCCATTCTGGCTGTAATTCATAGCCTCTCTCAAATAAAAGTCAGAGTTAGGGATGGAGGTACCGCCGGTGGTGGCTGAGGTAGGAGCGGATTCGAAGAGGATCAAAGCACAGGTCAAGAGAAGGCAGATTGACAGGACCCCTGTCCAGAAGGAGCGTTTATCCATTGGCATCAGGATCATTTGTCATCGCTTATGGGATAAAATTAACCTTCAAAAGAGGAGTTTTTCCCCGCCATGAGTATCATTGCAGTATCAGTTCCACTATATCGCCATCATCGAGCCTCAGCTCATCCCGCAGCCGCAGGGGAGATATGATCTCCACCAGATCCGGAGGATAAGAGCTCCTGTCTGGCCGGATGATTGCCCCCTCCAGGCCATTTAATTTTATCTTATAGCACCTGCATTCCCCAAAAGACCTCTCCTCCTCTCGAAATCCCTCTATGAGGATCTGATGAGGACCGGGATTGAAGGGCTCATCGAGCTTTATGTTAAGCGTGCCGGGAAAGGGCACAAATCCCAGCTTCTGGATGAACTGATGGCGATAGCCCTTTCGCGAGATATAGTACTGCCCCTGGCCCAGTCCGCCCACCACTCTTCCCCGCATCACCGTGGTTCTCTCCCCCGCAAAGAATTTAGGCCTTTCTCCTTCGTCCTCCTCCCGTGGTCAGGATCAGGTATATCGACTTGAACGTATTCCCGATGAAGAACTTGGGAGGTGTTCTCTTGCCTATGATCCTTGTCCTTCCCGCCTGGATGGCCTCTATCGCCTCGAATGCATCTGCTGCCTCTATCTCCGTGACTCCGAGGCCCACAGTGGCGGCAAAATGCGAGTCGCTCCCTGCGACTGCAGGAAGGTGGCGCCTCTTTGCTCCGATCAGCGCCCGGGCATTGGCTATGCCGAAGAGGTGCTTGGAGTTGTAGACCTCCACAGCATCGCACTCCGGTATGCGCCCGATGGCATGGCGGAAGGGGTGATATGGATGGGGGACTATAGCGATCCCTCCCTGCTCGCGGGCCAGGTCTGTGGTCTCCTCCGGGCTGAGCCCTCTGGGAGGCAGATCCTCAATGCCCAGGACCAGCAGATGGCCTTCTGAGGTTGTGACCTCTGCTCCGGGGATGAGTATCAGATCCAGCTTATCCTCTTGGATGATCTTCATCGCCTGCTGGGATCCTCTCAATGTATCGTGATCGGTAATCGACAGGCCGTCGAGGTCCCGGCGAGCGGCAGCCCTCAGAATAGTCCTGACATCGTCCCGTCCATCTGAGCAGTTGGAATGGACGTGCAGATCAAACCTCATTTAGAAACCCCGGGCACGGCCAGACGGCCCTGGAGAGCGGAAGCGGCAACAGTAGCAGGGCTGGCCAGATAGACCAATCCTCCTTTTCCCATTCTTCCTGGGAAGTTCCGGTTGGAGGTGGAGACGCACACCTCTCCTTCTGCCAGGACCCCCATATGGGCTCCCAGGCAGGGACCGCATCCCGGAGGACCGATCATGGCACCCGCTTCCACCAGAGTCTGGATGATTCCCCTCTTAAGCGCATCGAGCAGAACCTCTCTTGAAGCGGGTATTACCAGGGTTCTGGCTCGAACCTTCTTCCCCTTCAGTATCCCGGCAGCCGCCTCCAGGTCTTCCAGTCTGCCATTGGTGCAGGTGCCTATGAAGGCCTGATCTATCTTTAGCCCCGCCAATTCAGAGACCGGCCGGACGTTGTCCACCCGGAAGGGGGCCGCCACCTGGGGTTCAAGCTCAGCTATATCGTAATCATATTGCTGCTGGTATGAATCCGGATCAGAGAAAACCTGAGTGTACGGCTGGCGCGCCCGGCCACGGAGCCACTCATCTGTCTTCTCATCCGGCGGGACGATGGCCGCCTTAGCCCCCATCTCCACCCCCAGGTTGCAGAGGGTCATCCTTCCTGATATGCTCAGACCTTCAATGGCGGGACCGATATACTCGACCGCCTTGTAGGTAGCGCCATCTGCACCCAGATCTCCTATCACCTGGAGAGCAATGTCCTTGGCAGAGACGAATGGAGCGAGTCTTCCCTCCACCTTTATTCCTATGGTCTCGGGCACCCTGAACCATAACCGGCCAGCGGAGTAGATCTCGGCCATGTCAGTTGCCCCAACGCCTGTGCCGAAGGCTCCAAAAGCGCCATAGGTACAGGAATGTGAGTCCGCTCCCACCAGCAGTGTGCCGGGAAGGGCGAAGCCCTGCTCTGGGAAGACCTGATGGCAGACCCCTGTGCCGCAGTCGAAGAAGTGGGAGATATTCTGCTCGCGGGCCCAGTTTCTCACCTCTCTTTGCAGATCGGCAGCGGTCTCATTGTTGGCCGGGACGATGTGATCGTATGGCACAACCACTCTATCCGGGTCCCAAACCTTTTCTGACCCCATCTCCCGGAAGGATCTGATGGCCAGCACCGATGTCCCGTCATGAGACATGGCATAATCTATCTCCGCCTCCACGATCTCCCCAGGCTCTGCCATCCCGTCATAGCCGGAGGCGCGGGAGAGTATCTTCTGGCTTATAGTCGCCAAGTCCCTTTCTCCACAGTGCTGCTTATGCTCTCATTCAATGGCGATCCTCCATTATCTCAGGCATCTGTTATCGATCTCTTTTGCACTGAATCTCTTCCTCCGAGGGCATCATATAGGCGATATCCTCTGCCGGGTGGCGGTAGAGCCGGGAGCCGAGTCGCTTCTGATCCAGGATATGACCTATCAGGCCGATGCTGCGGCCCAGAGCAAAGAGGCCGTTCAGATATCCCAGGCGCACCACCTCATCGATCTCCTCTTTGCTGAAGGCGCCGCAGGAACTCATCAGGTCTATGAACAGAATACCGATGCACCCGTCGACAT
Proteins encoded in this window:
- a CDS encoding DUF120 domain-containing protein, yielding MRGRVVGGLGQGQYYISRKGYRHQFIQKLGFVPFPGTLNIKLDEPFNPGPHQILIEGFREEERSFGECRCYKIKLNGLEGAIIRPDRSSYPPDLVEIISPLRLRDELRLDDGDIVELILQ
- a CDS encoding PHP domain-containing protein, which encodes MRFDLHVHSNCSDGRDDVRTILRAAARRDLDGLSITDHDTLRGSQQAMKIIQEDKLDLILIPGAEVTTSEGHLLVLGIEDLPPRGLSPEETTDLAREQGGIAIVPHPYHPFRHAIGRIPECDAVEVYNSKHLFGIANARALIGAKRRHLPAVAGSDSHFAATVGLGVTEIEAADAFEAIEAIQAGRTRIIGKRTPPKFFIGNTFKSIYLILTTGGGRRRKA
- a CDS encoding 3-isopropylmalate dehydratase large subunit — protein: MATISQKILSRASGYDGMAEPGEIVEAEIDYAMSHDGTSVLAIRSFREMGSEKVWDPDRVVVPYDHIVPANNETAADLQREVRNWAREQNISHFFDCGTGVCHQVFPEQGFALPGTLLVGADSHSCTYGAFGAFGTGVGATDMAEIYSAGRLWFRVPETIGIKVEGRLAPFVSAKDIALQVIGDLGADGATYKAVEYIGPAIEGLSISGRMTLCNLGVEMGAKAAIVPPDEKTDEWLRGRARQPYTQVFSDPDSYQQQYDYDIAELEPQVAAPFRVDNVRPVSELAGLKIDQAFIGTCTNGRLEDLEAAAGILKGKKVRARTLVIPASREVLLDALKRGIIQTLVEAGAMIGPPGCGPCLGAHMGVLAEGEVCVSTSNRNFPGRMGKGGLVYLASPATVAASALQGRLAVPGVSK